The Streptococcus mitis region AGTGGGTAAACGTAAGGTTGTTGGTCGCTTGGAAGTTCAATGACTTTCAAGTTGTCCAATCCTTGGTTCTTGATGACTGTTTCAACACCGATTTTATCAAAAATCTTGTAGTCAAACTGACCATCGCTCAAGCGTCCCATGATTTGTTGGAAGTCTGCTCTAGTGTAGTTAAGGACAGTTGGATTATCTGAATGTTGTTTGTTGTAGTCTTCTAACTGTTTAGCAGATGTTGTCCCTTGAACAACTTCTGTTGATTTTCCACCGATATCATCAAGTGATTTGATGCTAGAGTCGTCCTTCTTCACTACAAGAACGTTAGGGTTTTTAGCAGTTGGGGCTGCGTAAAGGTATTTTTCAGCACGTTCTTTAGTGTAGCTGATGTTGTTAACGGCCATTTGGTAACGGTCAGCATCAAGTCCTGCAAAGACTCCTGACCATTCTGTCTTCTCAAACTTGACATCATACTTGTCAGAGTCTTTAAAGATAGCGCGAACCACTTCAATTTCATAACCAGTCAATTCACCATTTTCTTCATAGTTGAATGGTTTTGGTGAAGCATTGGTTGCAACGATAATTTCTTTCTTGCTAGCCGCTTCTCCTTCTTTCTTAGCACCACCTGAGCAAGCTGCTAGCACACCTGCAGCAACAAGCCCTAGGGCAGCAAGAGATGAGTATTTAACGATTTTTTTCATGTCATTTCCTCCAAAATAAAATACCTTATAATCTTAACAGAAAAAAAACATTTGCGCCATTATATGATATCTATCTCTGTGATAGGTTTTCTTTATGGGTAATTTAAAAGACCAAACGCAAGACTGCAATCAAGACCACTCCAAAGAGAACTGTTCCGACTAGATTGCGGTAGCGAAAGGCTACCCAAGCCGTTGGAAAGACGGCTAAGAAGTCTAGCCATTTAATTTGAGGAAGGCTCCCAACCTTACCTGTCACTACGCTTGAAAGAATCAAGGCAAAGATAATAGAAACGGGCAAGAACTTCAAAAAACGTTCAACAATCGCAGGCAAGCCCTTATACTTGACCAAGATGAAGGGAATCATACGGGGAATCCAGGTCACCAAACCAGAGAAAATAACTGCTAATAAAAGATACTTACTGACCATCTAAAACCACCCCCATTGTACAACCTAGCAAGGTCGCAGACAGAACAGCTAGTGACTGAGACACTACTGTCAAGAGCAAAAAGAAGGACACCGCAACAACTGCTAGGATAATGAGCAGATTGCGGACAGGAATCCGTCTTTGCATAATCTGGAATTGCGA contains the following coding sequences:
- a CDS encoding amino acid ABC transporter substrate-binding protein, which gives rise to MKKIVKYSSLAALGLVAAGVLAACSGGAKKEGEAASKKEIIVATNASPKPFNYEENGELTGYEIEVVRAIFKDSDKYDVKFEKTEWSGVFAGLDADRYQMAVNNISYTKERAEKYLYAAPTAKNPNVLVVKKDDSSIKSLDDIGGKSTEVVQGTTSAKQLEDYNKQHSDNPTVLNYTRADFQQIMGRLSDGQFDYKIFDKIGVETVIKNQGLDNLKVIELPSDQQPYVYPLLAKGQDELKTFVDKRIQELYKDGTLEKLSKQFFGDTYLPAEADIK
- a CDS encoding AzlD domain-containing protein: MVSKYLLLAVIFSGLVTWIPRMIPFILVKYKGLPAIVERFLKFLPVSIIFALILSSVVTGKVGSLPQIKWLDFLAVFPTAWVAFRYRNLVGTVLFGVVLIAVLRLVF